The stretch of DNA ctcaaataacttgtgcttcctatgcttgtcagctgttgctttgtacttcttatttgtgcaaccttTGCTTGATATTTTcctgaaccgcttgaacttttttgctaagagaacatgagcaaagacattcctccccttcttagccatatctgggttggcatgggtccaaccatcgccatgtttgttgccATCTGCCTCCACTGTATTATTACTattagattgaggacgttgaacattccatcttgagTGCTTTTCtaatatgataaattttatcatagGTCCTCTTTTCatcagctttcttgattttgactcctcaacagCTTTCGAATTCAtctgtagatttttcttgcctggAGAAGTATTCTTTCTCAACTGTTTCGAATAGAGacttattccatgactaccagcagtctctccatcacttaaaatattgatgcttgaatcctcctttgatctaagcacttgatcagctatagtAGCAACTGCTACAACATTATTAGTTTTAGaatctaatttcaaattaataccGAAATCAGTTGCACTATTCGAGTTAACTAGCCTGGGAGATCCAACACCtctatccacaaagagacccctgtgaccatcttgcttttgcaatcgcaaaggtgaatatgttcctattgccttcgattcaaccatgctagaacttgaataaactgtagaagaaTCTGTTACCATGGCCttcatctcctttacagtcgcaagcCGATCAGAAGAAACGCCACCATCATTGGGTTGTGAAGCAATGCCTGAGCCCTCGGGACTACAAAATACCCTAGTATGAatcaataaccttggagtttctgtcatgttagcagcataaatcagacctgagtttgcaaacgttgaggttgttgggacaacataatcttcgaaatcaagctccaaactcatcgaaaagtcattctttagtttatactcatcgtttcccCAATAGTTGTGTtgctgcgcattcctcctaacccctttacaactagggttggctatcatattaccaagatcatcctcatcgtcgctatcatccatcattggtcttctaggattaatgaggacaggaCTAATGGCTGGTCTTCCCGGTTTAACGTAGCCGGCTTGATTCATGCCATTAGTCCGGTtccgattatccttaactcattgtaaaacgcccaattggttgcggattcgctccaattgctgctccattgtacgagttatttctcgttgttcttcgattgctctccaaatcgCGGGCAGCCcccgatcaccgtcacgaggctagttgctaccgttaccttcaagattgaccatttgattggttgatgaaccgctctgataccatctgacgcagcgtgtagcgcgagtgtgaagaaaacatatcaaaataaacccttgaaagaacaaacttcaatggacaaagcttgactttcaagaagacgcaaaaacaagactgttttgctaagaaaacccaaataggttgctgaaatttgattgagaaaaacttgattacaaactctagatcctatgCATATTTaaagtatttggctaatccaaattcatctaatatttggaaaacaaaattcaactagaatcctaatagaaataaatcataaataaaagttaactggaatcctaataaaaataaaaccctaatcaaacatgaagtagaatcctaaatcaagtagaatcatgaattaaaatcctaaatcaagtagaaacatgaagtagaatcctaattcaagtagaattctaaaacttaagaagtattaaaatattgttcctaTGTTACTATTCcggtgatactgttccggtttggtcGGGTCGGACTTGGGCTGGGTCTTGATTGCTGATCgcgtcaaaatcaaaataaatcatgGAGGATAAATTAACAGATAAGGAGCTCTACAGCTCGGCATAATAGCTTCCGATctacactctccctcaagctggGCTGAATATATTATTCAAGCCAAGCTTAGTGCTTAGCTcatcaaatattcttttttgtaaTGGTTTAGTCAGAATATCTGCGACCTGCCTATTTGTAGAAGTGTAGTTTAGCTAAAAAAATTCCTTCTTCTAACTTTTCTTTAATGAAGTGCCTGTCAATTTCTACATGTTTTGTTCGATCATGGTGGACCGGATTTTTGGCAATACTAATAGTCAATTGGTTGTCACATAATACTAGTTCTAGTATTGGTTGTGCCATAGTCACATGTAACTCTTGTACCAACCTTTTTAACCACATACCCTCACAGAACCCATGAGCCATAGCTCTAAATTCAACTTCTGTGCTACTCCTAGAAACCACTAATTGCTTCTTATTGCGCCAAGTAACTGAATTTTCACAAATAAATGAGCAATATGCCGAGGTTGACCTTCTATCAGAAATTAAACCTGCTCAATCAGCATCACTGTAGATTTTCACCCCTCTGTTCACTGTTTTCCTGAACATTGGCCCTTTGCCTAGAGTCAACTTTAGATATCTCAGAATCCGATATACAACCTTTAAGTGTCTTTCTCTAGGATCattcatgaattgacttaccacaCTTACGAGAAAACCTATATCTGGTCTAGTATGTGACAAGTACACAAGTTTTCCCACCAATCTTTGATATCTCCCTTTATCCACTGGAGCACTTTCTTTGCCAACATCTAGTTTTGAAGTGGTTTCCATTGGTGTATCAGCTGGTTTGCTTCCCAACATACTTGTTTCAGTAAGAAGATCTAGGGTATATTTTCGTTGAGAAATTGAAATTCCTTCTTTGGACCTTGCTACTTCCATGCCTAGGAAGTATTTCAGGCTTTCtagatctttgatttcaaactctctCTCCAGGACTTCTTTAAGATCCTTGATTTCAGAAATATTATCTCCcgtaacaattatatcatcaacatacacatTAAGAATGGATATTTTACCTTCCAAGGAATGCTTGATGAATAAGGTATGGTTTGCTCGACATTGGCTATATCCATACTTCTTGACTGCCTTTGTAAATTTCTCAAACCAGGCTCTAGGAGACTGTTTGAGCCCATAAAGAGATCTCTTTAGTTTGCATACCTTGTTTCTTGTGAGGTTAGTTTCAAATCCGTGAGGAATTTCCACATATACTTCTTCTTTGAGATCTCCATTTAGAAAAacattcttcacatctaattGGTAAAGTGGTCAATCTAGGTTTACAACTAGGGATAACAAGACTCTGATAGTATTCAATTTTGGCACCGGAGCAAAAGTTTCTTGGTAATCTATACCATAAGATTGAGTGAACCCTTTTGCAACTAGGCAGGCCTTAAATCTGTcaattcttccatcttctttgtatttgactataaatacccatttgtaGCCCACAAGATGTTTTTCAGGGGGTAATTTTGTAATCTCCCAAGTCCCATTCTTTTTCAAGGCCTTCATTTCCTCGAGAACCGCCTCCTTCCACTTAGGATGTTAAAAGGCCTTCAGAATAGTTATAGGAACCTGCACCttattgatatttgatataaatgttttgaaattaggTGAGAGACCGTTGTAAGAAATGTAATTGTGAATGGGATGTTGAGTGCATGATCGTACTCCTTTTCTCAATTCTATAGGCTAATGTAAGTCCTCATCCATAgctgaaatttcaaaattctcacCAATAGTTATGGTATTCTTCTTCTATAACAATTCTGGATCTAGGTTTGGATCAGACTCTTGATCAGTCCTACGACATGTTGGttccccattttctttttgtttagaCTTTTTCCTAGAATAAACTTGAAGTTCATGAGGATAAGAAGGATTATGACCAATAGAAGGTGAACTGGAAGAAGACTGATCTGCTTCTGACGACTCAGATTGTAGGTTGGGAGGAAAAAATAGATTTGTAGGGTTTGTAGGTGGCTGAATTTCAGGTTGCTGTTGGTATTCCCAAAAACTGATATTCTTGAGGATTGTTTGGTGTATTCTCCCCCTGAATATCAGATTTAGGATAATAGTGCTGGTCTTCAAAAAAGGTTACATCCATTGAGGTGAAAAATCTCTTTAAGACTTGGAGAGTAACATTTGTAACCTCTTTGGTGGGGAGAGTAGCCAAGAAATATACATTTGATGGACTTTGGGTCAAGTTTGCTCTGAAATTGAGAGTGAATGTGAACAAAGTGTAACCAAAAATCTTGAGAGGAAATTGAGAAAAAACTTGGGTGTggggaaaagaagaaaggagaagctgaCTTGAAGTGTGATGTTTGAGGATTCGTGAGGGCATTCTGTTTATAAGATAGGTGACCGTAAGAATAGCCTCACtccaaaaatatttaggaaCATGGGTGGAGAACAATAAGGATTTGGCCACTTCCAATAGGTGTCTATTCTTATGTTCTGCAACCccgttttgttggggtgtatctACACAAGAACTTTGATGAATGATGCCTTGTTGTGACAGATAAGTGCCTAGGATGGtattgaagtattttttggcATTGTCTGTTCTTAGAACTTGAATTTTAGCATTAAATTGCCTTTGCGCTATGGAATGAAAGGTTTGAAAAATGTGTCCAGTTTCAGACTTTTCTTTTATGAGAAAGACCTAAGTAAGACGAGTATGGTCAttaataaaggaaataaaccaCCGAGCCCTAGTAACATTTTTGACTCTAGAAGGCCTCCACACATCACTATGGATCAAAGAAAACGGATAGGATGGAGTGTTAAATTTGACTAGGATAATTAGTCCAAACATGCTTAGAATATTGACAAATTTCATATTGAAACATGTGTAAATCTGAATTCTTGAACAAGGAGGGGAACAATTTCTGAAGGTAAGCAAGGTTTGGATGTCCTAATTTGTAGTGCCATAACATAATTGCactcttatttaaataaaaagtagagaaacaaatagGTGGAATAGAGCAGCAGTTGTTAGAATTTACTTCAGTTTTTGAATCAGTCCCTTTAAGAACGTAAAGTCTCGAACATgtctcagcactgccaatcatcttcctcgaaGTTCgatcctgaaattcacacatttttgagaattttgcaACACAATCCATATCAATAGTGAGTTTACTAATAGATAGGAGGTTGTAGTCTAGTTTAGGGACAAAAAAAACAGCATGTAGCGTGAAACAGGTGGACAACACAACCGATCCAATACCTGCCACCTTTGATAATGAGCCTTCGGCAATCCTTACCTTCCAATCTTTGTCACATGGCTGAAAATTGGTTAACAGTGCACTATTTCCAGTCATGTGGTCAGAAGCTCATGAGTCAACAATCCATAGAGTAGATAGCTTACTTTTAGCTGTAAAAACATGTAGAGGGTTACCTTTATGGGCTATTGAACTTGTTGCTATTGTAGAGGCCTAAAGCTGTGTTTTATCAAAAGTATTCTGCAGCCACTCCATTTGTTCTTTGCTGAATAAGCTCGTATTTAAGGCAGTAGCAGTGTCTTCGATGGCTATTAGGTTACCTCTACTCCGCCTTTCACGTGTTGGTTTCCAATTCGGAGGCTTGCCATGGATATCCCAGCATGTATCCTTTGTGTGACCGGTCTTGTGACAATGGTCACACCAAGGACAACCCTTCTTTTGCTTGATATTTGTTGGGTTGCCTCCTCGGGTAAATAGGGCAGAGTGTTCCAGGCTTGGATTTCAAGGCTTTAACATCAGTTTCAGCTTGCTTTCTTCTCTACGAACCTCAGCTAACGCCTCCCTGATACTTGGTAGAGGTTTTGTGCCAAGAATCCTACCTCTCACTCCATTTAGGTTTTTATCTAAACCAATCAGGAACTTATACAGCTGCTTCTTTTCCACTATTTTCTTGTATTGTGCTGAATCTTCAGCGCATTTCTATTGAATAGTGTCACACTTATCTAGTTGAAGCCAAAACTTATTCAAGGAATTGAAGTATTGAGTGACTTGAGACTCACTTTGCTTTAGATCATCGAGAATACTCTATCTCAAACAACTCAGAGGTATTGTCAATATGGGAGTAGAGTTTCCTAGCAGActcccaaatttcttgtgttGTGTCGTATAATAAGAAATTCTCACACCTATCTCATTGTTCATTGAATTAATCAGCCAAGACATCACCATGTTGTTCTCGACCTTCCAGATCTGGTGCTGTGATTCCTCTTCCTTCGGTCTGCTGGTAGCTCCAGTTAGATAATCATCTTTCCCTTTTCCACATATGAACATCATCACTGATTGTGACCATTAAATGTAATTTTGGTCATTCAGTTTGTGATCGGTGATAGTAAATGGATTGCTGTTTATCTGTGTTTACAGAATTGGTGGTTTGGAAAGGAACAATCTTAGATGACTGACTGCTTTTGCCAGCCATGATGTAAGTTGATTAGGTCCGGTGGCTATAAAGGGGTGGGTTGGATGGGAGGGCTTAGTGAGGCGGCGAATAAAGGCTAGGGTTAACAAAGAGAAGGGAGAAAATAAttctgctttgataccatgcaGAAATTCCCTTTTTGGGAGAATAATTCACTATATTATTCCTCTTGGAAatgccacaaatatatacatacacaatgGATCCTAagaatttttctagattttagagattcaattcctactttgtaggactagattacaattTACAACAAcattaaatacaaacaaatctaatcAAAACTAAGTAAGAAAGTTAAGatataataacaatataaatcaagataaattatggaaaataaattagtaGATAACGAGCTCACAGCTTGGCGTAACAGCTTTCAATCTACAACAACCTACTTAATGTCTTCAACCACCGTTTCTAGATGAAGGGAGCTTGGGTCAACGTAAGATGGTTGGTTTAATGTTTAGAGTGACAACCTGATTAACTCTTGGCAGTCTGTACATGCATGCCAAGTCAAGCTCAACCAACCTTACTGATCTATCAATGCGTATGTTCATACTTGCAATTTTGTAGAGTTGTGTAAAGAAGTAACTTTAAAGGCAGTTTGTTACAAGTATAATCAATATGGATTGGTTTCTTCCCTTGGAAATTTTTCACCATGCATTTGTCTGTTTCTGTCGCACCCCATTCTCTATATCCTTTTCCAGTGAAATACATGCAAGTCGCCTcagcttttttattttttttgggacaAGGAtgtgtttattttgtatttgttttagaCATCTGACCAATTTGAAATTGTGCGACCACGTTGATGaactatgtgtatatatatatatatatatatatggaaaagCCTTGCAATTTAACTTAAATTTCACCACTCCTCTCTGTTGACATTGGAAATGCCAGGCCGGATCCTTCAGAGGGGATGGCCATCTTGCAAAAATGAAGCAGCTGGAGCAATTCTCAAGCCTCTTGATAAGCCGATCGGAGTTGGGGAAAGTTGAGAGGATGGGATTCGAGGGAGAAGCTGCTGACAGGATATGCTGTATCTGTTACGCACGGGAAGCAGATGCCCAGTTTGTACCGTGTTCTCACATGTCTTGCTATGGCTGCATATCTCGGCATCTCCTGAACTGTGAAAGGTGTTTCTTCTGCAATGCAACAGTGGTGGAAGTCGTCAGGACTGATTCGAGGGCAGCTTAATTAAAGCTGATTAAGTGTGTTCTGGGTTGAGTTTGGGGGGTGTGGATCAAGTAACAGTCGGGTCAGACACCTACTATTTTAGGAGGTTGGGGTATTATCTCAAAATTGGGATATTAtgacaaaagaagaagaggaagaggtagaggaagaggaagaaagaaaatggggaTTGATAAAAAAACCTTATTACTTATTTTAGAACCGGCAGCTAGATAGAAGTGTTGTTATAGATAGGTGTAATTAAGTATAATAGATGTATAGGGCGCTTGGGGTTGTAGTAAACTGGTTGGTTGGTTCTGGAAGTGGGTTTGTTGTGGACTTGgattaacttaaaattttgtaGAGAGGGGGGGAAGAAGCTCAAGgcaattattttgtaaatatgaGTTGTAAAAGGAaaaactcttttatttttatttttttgtttttattctctGTTTGTTTTTATTGGGTTATGACCAGGAGGCAGTAACTGCATTTTGTTTTTAGGTAAGttgtatatattgtattttatttttaataggtaaataatctgattggttgataataaatgaattatattttaaaatacttaaatcaactaattaaattgtttttagattgtttgaatattaaaaataaaatatatttacggttctttaatcataataattttctttacaaGGCAGCCCGTTAAAGATTATTATTGATAACACCTCGAAACTGGTGAATGGTGATTGTTCAATTTAACAAGAACACTTAGATGGTATTAGTTGGTGCTAAGAATTTCAACGGATTTGTATTTAACGGGCGAttttgggtgggtgggtgggtggctGAAATTCtaccattatttatttaataataatgatCCATTTACTTGGTAAAAACCAACGTGAGCAAAATAACATTACAGGTAGGTAGGGGGGACACAAGTGACAAGTTTAGCTCATGATAGGTAGGGGGGACACAAGTGACAAGTTTAGCTCATGACAGCTATTCATTtctcttataataataatgccAAAGAGGTAAACTAAGTTAGTTCGTCGTTACGTTGCACGAAAACAAAAACGAGAAATattttgatagaaaataaaaacgtggaaatgaatattttttttaaaaaaataaatataaataaggtTTAAAACGGGAATAGAAAATGTTTCAAAAACGAGAAAATGACTTCTATAAAGTATTTCTATGTAACATAGGTTCGTGGAACACGTGTGTATGTGTGAGGACATTACCAGACCCATTTGTACCTTCTAGTTTTAGCTAAGGTCCCattttcacacacacatatatatatatatatatgcatgagtgagtgaaattaaagtttttaaGCATAAGTCGAGTGGTGGGATGAATAATATGTCTGTGTTAATTCAATGGGTTACGAGTTCGATTCTCACATTGTGCAAGGGATAGAGACTTGTGATTTATTTCTGCTAATGTAATCGCAAGATATGAGTATCAAGGTTGTGCAAAGACAATCATCTcaaatgaatgaaattaaaaaaaagaatgatcatgaatcaaattatatatcaaaagaaTGATCATGAGTCAAATTATATATCATTGGAAAGAGTATTGAGAAGGCTTAAAGAAACACAAAACCTTGCCTAAATAAAAGAGTTAATATCAATTACTTTGTAAACCAATTATGCCTTTCATTACTGGCTTGGCTTAATTTACAGTATAAACATAATAATGAAATTGTGCTAATACATGTGAAGGTTTGTGTAGTTGTCTATATACAGGGTAACTCTTtacaattaaactaattaataaatgTTGTCCTTTCCTTGTGTTGCGTTGGATTGACACAACTTACCCGGTTCAGGTCGGAGATTGCGAGGGAGAGGGACAGAGCGCTGTACTTTGGTGGTAGAGGGAAGCGAAGCAAAACGAGAGAGActgagagacagagagagcaAATGTTAGACGCTCTGAAGTTGAAAGTTTCGTGCCCTGCAGCAATCGCATCGAACTGCGACCGTAGCCTCGCCGGAAGCTTCACTTCTCGAAACCGCTCTTTGATTCTCCGGCTACCGCAACGCCGCTtggcatctctctctcttctatccCACAGCGCCTCATCTGAGCCGTCACTGTCCTCTCAATTCACCTCCACCGTCGGATCTGCCTCCCCTTCTTTTCACCTCTCCCACTGGAATCTCACTCACCGTCACATCCTGCTTCTCAATGTCATCGCTTGCGctgtactctctctctctctctctatatatatatatatatatatatatttctatgaTTTTTCTGTTTCTCAGTTCTTAGTTATGTTTCAAGACCTTGTCTTTACTTCGATTGGTTGCTTATAAAATGGGGGAAGAGAGAAATTGATATCGGATTATTTCTGTATAAAAGCCAAATGAGTGAGAAACTGACTTCAAATTGAAACCTATGTCTTCTCTTTCGACGTAGCATTTGTGGagggaaaggaaaatgatagaaaatcaaTTGTAGGGACTGGagatgtttttatttatttgttatttctttcagaaaatgaaaagaagattATTAGATATGTACGAAAatgattccttttttttttttctgaatgaTTTGACAGATAGTTAATAGTTTATGAAGATGATTCATTATGCGTAATGAGGTTTCTTTTCTGCTGATGTGTTTTTTGGcttgatattttgatatctttCTCACAGGCAGCAGTTTCTGCAACTTGGCTTTTTTGTTCCGCCATCCCAACTCTACTGGTCTGTGATCTTTTATATCTGCCTCTGCTGGTTGTTAGTTTTTAAGCATCACTGATTATGATTTCGTAAAATTTGTTGAGTTCTTGTTTTCATGATTCCTGTTCTTTTGAGCTGAAAATGGCTATATGTCCATGACATAAGAGCAAAATTGAAATCCTGAGAAATTTGGGAGGAATTGAAGCTCGCTTTCCAAAACAGCCTGAATGACAAAAGAATATATCTGctaatttacaaataaaaaattgtgtTGTTAGTTTTATTCGAATATATGATTTTCATACTTTTTTATGCATTCATGCCCTATATGATCTGCTAAAGGCTTTCAAGCGAGCTGCTGAGTCACTAGAGAAGCTCATGGATGTTACACGGGAAGAGCTGCCTGATACAATGGCTACTGTCCGATTATCTGGCATGGAGATCAGTGACCTAACAATGGAGCTCAGTGATTTGGGGTAAGCATTCAAAATGTCTTCCTCTTCACTAGATATAGAAACCTCACGCTTGTTGTGCAGCCAGGAGATAACTCAAGGTGTTAGAAGCTCCACTCGGGCTGTCCACGTAGCTGAGGAGAGATTGCGAAGTTGGACAAAAATGTCTCCTTCAGGTTATTGATAAATCTACATATGTACTCTCCTATGAGTGTTGAATTTTAATGGAAGAATGGATTTTACTTCATCTTTACTTGATTAGAATCCCTGCAGGCAATGCCTACTCTAAAAGCCAGGACTCCAGAAGCAACCATAGCTAAGACTGCGAGGGGAATGAAGGAGGCAATTGTTAAGGGTCGGTCATTCATCCAAATGTTTTTCACTCTAATCAGGTTTTCTAGGATGGCTCTCAATTACTTCACTTCCCGGCCTAAGCAGTAAATACAGGAATGCAACTCAGGCATCATAAGATTCCATCCCACCTGCCCCCTCTTCTCTGGAtccatatttttttccatttgtgGATTATCATTTCTGGTAAAGTTTTGGTTGGATTTTCAATTACTAAGTGTGTCAGGCTATGAGATTTATAATCAATGACAGGTCAAGGGAACTGGAGAAGTGAAATGCTTCGCCTGTTTTCATCTATTATTTGCATATTCCTTTCTTTATTTGCTGATTAGCACTTTGACTGGTAGTAAATTTAACTGTGTGTTTGGAGCTGATTATCACCATCATAGCAAGacttaatcccattaggtgggACTCAGGAGGTTTTTGTGCTTCTAATTAAGTGCAAGCCTAATTTCAGCTATAGGAATGGGGAAAAAAACCCAAGGATTCAGGTCCGAGCCTGTTTTGCTCAATGTTGGGTGGGTTTGGGCAACTTGTTATTGGATACAGGCAAGTTCCGAAAAGTTAAATCCTGGAATCGGTTTGGATGGTGGGGAGGAGCGAATGTTGACCCTACACCACCTCTGGTTAACCTCCACCTTTTACCCTCCTCTATTCTTCCTATCTTTAGAAACTTATAGAGGGATATACTAACCAAGT from Diospyros lotus cultivar Yz01 chromosome 6, ASM1463336v1, whole genome shotgun sequence encodes:
- the LOC127804845 gene encoding uncharacterized protein LOC127804845 isoform X1, whose amino-acid sequence is MLDALKLKVSCPAAIASNCDRSLAGSFTSRNRSLILRLPQRRLASLSLLSHSASSEPSLSSQFTSTVGSASPSFHLSHWNLTHRHILLLNVIACAAAVSATWLFCSAIPTLLAFKRAAESLEKLMDVTREELPDTMATVRLSGMEISDLTMELSDLGQEITQGVRSSTRAVHVAEERLRSWTKMSPSESLQAMPTLKARTPEATIAKTARGMKEAIVKVADICSPLCFIKLFSKVRTHPCSPLSTLTSHYCLPSSLSQPLGLLYALLNAKVKLSPLYSLTSQPFVLRLRAVSDILVTVHDTSASGCFLV
- the LOC127804845 gene encoding uncharacterized protein LOC127804845 isoform X2 gives rise to the protein MLDALKLKVSCPAAIASNCDRSLAGSFTSRNRSLILRLPQRRLASLSLLSHSASSEPSLSSQFTSTVGSASPSFHLSHWNLTHRHILLLNVIACAAAVSATWLFCSAIPTLLAFKRAAESLEKLMDVTREELPDTMATVRLSGMEISDLTMELSDLGQEITQGVRSSTRAVHVAEERLRSWTKMSPSESLQAMPTLKARTPEATIAKTARGMKEAIVKVADICSPLCFIKLFSKVRTHPCSPLSTLTSHYCLPSSLSQPLGLLYALLNAKVKLSPLYSLTSQPFVLRLRFFSHI